Proteins encoded together in one Acidobacteriota bacterium window:
- a CDS encoding P1 family peptidase: MQNRFDDRGLTAVPGITVGHHTLAERPTGCTVVLTGAGAVAGVDVRGAAPGTRETDLLNPLNLVDQVHAIVLAGGSAFGLDAASGVMRYLDERKIGYPTHYGVVPIVPAAILFDLGVGDPRVRPGADCGYAAAKAATDGPVPQGNVGAGAGATVGKLLGMDRAMKGGIGSAAITLPGGLTVAALVAVNALGDIIDPSTGRVVAGVRTPDGRGLADARVLIRSGATQTNPVGENSSIGVVATNARLTKVQATKVAQMAHDGLARAIAPVHSMNDGDTLFALATGRWIGTADVNIIGALAADVVAEAVLNAVRQASGLPGLPAVRDLAAVTGR; this comes from the coding sequence ATGCAGAACCGATTCGACGATCGCGGCCTCACGGCTGTCCCGGGAATCACGGTCGGCCATCACACCCTCGCGGAACGTCCGACCGGGTGCACGGTGGTGCTGACGGGCGCGGGCGCGGTGGCTGGGGTCGACGTCCGTGGAGCGGCGCCTGGCACGCGCGAAACCGATCTGCTCAATCCACTGAATCTGGTCGACCAGGTGCATGCCATTGTGCTGGCCGGCGGGAGCGCCTTCGGCCTCGATGCCGCGTCGGGCGTGATGCGGTACCTCGACGAGCGCAAAATCGGGTATCCGACGCACTACGGCGTGGTGCCGATTGTGCCGGCCGCCATCCTGTTCGATCTCGGGGTGGGTGATCCGCGCGTGCGTCCGGGAGCCGACTGCGGCTACGCGGCGGCCAAGGCTGCGACTGACGGCCCCGTTCCGCAAGGCAACGTCGGCGCGGGCGCGGGCGCGACGGTGGGCAAACTGCTCGGCATGGATCGTGCGATGAAGGGCGGGATCGGAAGCGCGGCGATTACGCTTCCGGGGGGCCTCACGGTCGCGGCGCTTGTCGCCGTCAATGCCTTGGGCGACATCATCGATCCGTCGACGGGCCGCGTGGTGGCTGGCGTGCGAACGCCCGATGGGCGCGGACTGGCCGACGCGCGCGTCCTGATTCGCTCCGGTGCTACCCAGACGAATCCGGTCGGGGAGAACTCTTCGATCGGCGTCGTCGCGACCAACGCACGGCTGACCAAGGTGCAGGCAACGAAGGTGGCGCAGATGGCGCACGACGGGCTCGCCCGGGCCATTGCGCCGGTGCACTCGATGAACGACGGAGATACGCTGTTCGCGCTGGCGACCGGCCGATGGATCGGGACAGCCGACGTGAACATCATCGGGGCGCTGGCTGCCGACGTCGTGGCCGAAGCCGTGCTGAACGCCGTGCGACAGGCGAGCGGCCTTCCTGGCCTTCCCGCGGTCCGCGATCTCGCCGCCGTCACCGGGCGGTAG
- a CDS encoding sodium:solute symporter family protein, with protein MNLHLVLLICYSAALLSVGLAVSRRVRSASSFFVANRSLGAGLLFATVLAANIGAGSTVGATGLAYRDGLSAWWWNGSAGIGSLVLAFWIGPRVWRQATQNGFLTTGDLIEHHFGRSVRGLVSGMLWFATLSILAGQLIGIAWILNVVAGTPKWVGCLIGGGLLTTYFAAGGLLGAVWVNVVQLTVKLAGFALALPFVISNAGGLDRLLHAVPAATPDAASYGMFWHGTTSIGFVVLMVPAFISSPGLLQKIYGARSGRAVRIGIGLNAIMLMLFGFVPALLGMAARLHHPGIAQELALPTLLVSNLPVGVGGLLLAAIFSAEVSAADAVLFMLSTSLSQDLYRRFINPSARDSQVLGVARLAAVAGGGLGIIVAIATPTIVGALSFFYAMLGATVLVPVLVATHAHVDRRREVLASILAGAAAVVAVQVSGISGAGSLWTPATLGVLSAGVTYLLGVAITKIAHR; from the coding sequence TTGAACCTCCATCTGGTCCTGCTCATCTGTTACTCGGCCGCTCTGCTTAGCGTCGGCCTGGCCGTCAGCCGGCGCGTCCGCAGCGCCAGCAGTTTCTTTGTCGCCAATAGATCGCTCGGCGCAGGGCTGCTGTTCGCGACGGTCCTTGCCGCCAACATCGGAGCCGGTTCGACGGTGGGCGCCACGGGGCTCGCGTACCGCGACGGGTTGAGCGCGTGGTGGTGGAACGGGTCGGCGGGCATCGGATCGCTGGTGCTGGCGTTCTGGATCGGTCCGCGCGTGTGGCGCCAGGCCACACAAAACGGATTTCTCACGACGGGCGATCTGATCGAACACCACTTCGGCAGGTCGGTGCGTGGCCTGGTATCGGGCATGCTCTGGTTCGCCACGCTGTCAATTCTCGCCGGGCAGTTGATTGGCATCGCCTGGATCCTCAATGTCGTGGCCGGCACACCCAAGTGGGTCGGCTGCCTGATCGGCGGCGGGTTGCTGACGACGTATTTCGCCGCAGGCGGATTGCTGGGTGCGGTGTGGGTGAATGTCGTGCAGTTGACGGTCAAACTGGCTGGCTTTGCACTCGCGCTGCCGTTCGTGATCTCGAATGCCGGCGGTCTCGACCGGCTTCTGCACGCAGTGCCCGCTGCGACGCCGGATGCCGCGAGTTATGGGATGTTCTGGCACGGCACCACGTCGATTGGGTTTGTCGTGTTGATGGTCCCGGCGTTTATCAGCTCTCCGGGGCTGCTGCAGAAGATCTACGGCGCGAGATCCGGCCGGGCCGTCCGCATAGGAATCGGCCTGAACGCGATCATGTTGATGCTGTTCGGGTTCGTGCCGGCGCTGCTGGGCATGGCGGCCCGGCTCCACCATCCCGGGATTGCGCAGGAACTCGCGCTGCCGACGCTGCTCGTCAGTAACCTGCCCGTCGGCGTCGGCGGCCTGCTGCTGGCCGCGATCTTTTCTGCCGAAGTGAGCGCGGCCGACGCGGTACTGTTCATGCTGTCGACCTCACTGTCGCAGGATCTCTACCGCCGCTTCATCAATCCATCAGCCCGCGACAGCCAGGTGCTCGGCGTGGCGCGCCTGGCGGCGGTCGCCGGCGGCGGGCTCGGCATCATCGTCGCCATCGCGACGCCGACCATTGTGGGCGCGCTCAGCTTCTTCTACGCCATGCTCGGCGCGACCGTGCTCGTACCGGTGCTGGTCGCGACCCACGCGCATGTCGATCGCCGGCGCGAAGTGCTCGCGTCGATTCTCGCGGGGGCCGCGGCGGTCGTCGCCGTCCAGGTGTCGGGGATCAGCGGCGCGGGCTCTCTCTGGACGCCGGCGACGCTGGGTGTGCTGTCGGCCGGAGTCACCTACCTGCTGGGCGTGGCCATCACGAAGATCGCGCATAGGTGA
- a CDS encoding TetR/AcrR family transcriptional regulator, whose translation MSTALSALAVRTGDTSRPAARPSAAKTDKHDAILRAATRVFARHGFFNAQVADVAREAGVAAGTVYLYFRSKDDLLASIFERTMRTAIDEGRAALSGVTDPLARLTAIARLHLDRLGRDRDLAIVFQVELRQSIKHMERFSSTLLREYLGIIRGVIADGQSAGVFRQDVKATTVAKILFGALDEMATNWILSRRRYALTADANEVVDLLVGGLRRPAPDQSAAAIPLSAADSRTARHERRRSKPERSRGSGSTKRRSPSS comes from the coding sequence ATGTCCACTGCCCTTTCTGCCCTTGCCGTCCGCACCGGCGACACGTCGAGGCCCGCGGCCCGGCCGTCTGCCGCAAAGACAGACAAGCACGACGCCATCCTCCGCGCCGCCACCCGCGTGTTTGCACGCCACGGGTTCTTCAACGCCCAGGTCGCCGACGTCGCCCGCGAGGCGGGCGTGGCCGCCGGCACGGTGTACCTCTACTTCCGGAGCAAGGACGACCTGCTCGCGTCGATCTTCGAGCGCACCATGCGCACCGCCATCGACGAGGGCCGGGCAGCGCTCTCCGGCGTCACCGATCCGCTCGCGCGGCTGACCGCCATCGCCCGGCTCCACCTCGACCGGCTGGGCCGCGACCGCGACCTGGCCATCGTCTTCCAGGTGGAACTGCGCCAGTCCATCAAGCACATGGAGCGCTTCTCGTCGACGCTGCTGCGCGAGTACCTCGGCATCATCCGCGGCGTCATCGCCGACGGACAGTCGGCCGGCGTCTTCCGGCAGGATGTCAAAGCGACCACCGTCGCTAAGATTCTCTTCGGCGCCCTCGACGAAATGGCGACCAACTGGATCTTGAGCCGGCGCCGCTATGCGCTCACGGCCGATGCCAACGAGGTCGTTGATCTGCTGGTCGGCGGGCTTCGCCGGCCAGCGCCAGACCAATCGGCCGCGGCGATCCCGCTTTCGGCCGCCGACAGCCGGACGGCCAGACACGAGCGCCGACGGTCGAAACCGGAACGGAGTCGGGGCTCCGGCTCCACGAAGCGAAGGAGTCCTTCATCATGA
- a CDS encoding 3-hydroxyacyl-CoA dehydrogenase NAD-binding domain-containing protein yields the protein MIRTVGIVGAGTMGAQIGALFASIGVDVWLLDLTPQLSKESVERVRKMKPDPFYTADAASRIRTGGFEQQFDVLADCDWIIEAVVERAEIKRPLLERIDKIRRPGTIVSTNTSGLSVAALAEGRSEDFRRHWLGTHFFNPPRYLRLLEIIPTPATDPDVLARVRAYADLRLGKGVVVAKDTPNFIANHIGIHGVFRVLDVLATGRYTIEEIDAMSGPAIGRPKSATFRTLDIAGIDVFAHVARTLADTVTDPDARRAFEPPALVQELLKRGWIGEKAGQGFYKRVKGPGGQSQILVLDPSTLDYRPSQHVSLPALEAARAIEDPGERLRTLFLGKDRVGEFMRSTLGPSLLYAAQVAPDIAHGIDDVDRAMRWGFGWDTGPFEIFDQIGVRVVLDAVPHGDVVPDLVKQVLDTGRDRFRDGALPPAGAGLEIMRSAREQSRIVKQNAGASLIDLGDGVLAVEFHSKMNAIGGDAIEMLHAGTQEAANNFRALVVGNESVNFSAGANLMLVLLEAQEGNWDEIDMMVRAFQGATQALKYADVPVIVAPVGLAIGGGCELVLHGDRVQAAAETYLGLVEVGVGLIPAGGGTKEMLIRCLESRPPGAQVDLLPYVQRAFETIAFGKVATSGPDAKRLGYLRPTDAITMNRDRLIADAKARALARVAEGYQPPARPTAIPVGGENMLATLSLGVHLARRGDRISDHDALIGRKLAWILSGGSLPHATTVSEQYVLELEREAFISLCGEPKTLERIGYTLKTGKTLRN from the coding sequence ATGATCCGAACGGTTGGCATCGTCGGCGCGGGCACGATGGGCGCGCAGATCGGGGCGCTGTTCGCCAGCATCGGCGTGGATGTCTGGTTGCTCGACCTCACGCCTCAGCTGTCCAAAGAGAGCGTTGAGCGGGTGCGAAAGATGAAACCGGATCCGTTCTACACGGCGGATGCCGCATCACGCATCCGGACGGGCGGCTTCGAGCAGCAGTTCGATGTGCTCGCTGATTGCGACTGGATCATCGAGGCTGTCGTCGAACGCGCGGAGATCAAGCGGCCGCTGCTTGAACGCATCGACAAGATCCGGCGCCCCGGCACGATCGTATCCACCAACACGTCCGGCCTGTCGGTGGCGGCGTTGGCCGAAGGCCGGTCGGAGGATTTCCGACGGCACTGGCTTGGCACACACTTCTTCAATCCGCCACGCTATCTGCGCCTGCTCGAGATCATCCCGACGCCGGCGACCGATCCCGACGTGCTGGCGCGCGTGCGGGCGTACGCCGACCTCCGGCTCGGCAAGGGCGTGGTGGTGGCGAAGGACACCCCCAACTTCATAGCGAACCACATTGGCATCCACGGCGTGTTCCGCGTGCTCGACGTGCTGGCAACGGGCCGCTACACGATTGAAGAGATCGACGCGATGTCGGGCCCGGCGATCGGCCGGCCGAAGAGCGCGACGTTCCGCACGCTCGACATCGCTGGCATCGACGTGTTCGCCCACGTCGCCCGAACGCTGGCCGACACAGTGACCGACCCCGATGCGCGGCGCGCGTTCGAGCCGCCGGCGCTCGTCCAGGAACTCCTCAAGCGGGGATGGATTGGCGAGAAGGCCGGGCAGGGCTTCTACAAGCGCGTCAAGGGGCCCGGTGGCCAGTCCCAGATCCTCGTGCTCGATCCGTCGACGCTGGATTATCGGCCGTCGCAGCATGTGTCGCTGCCCGCGCTCGAGGCGGCGCGCGCTATCGAGGATCCGGGAGAGCGGCTGCGAACACTGTTCCTGGGCAAGGACCGCGTGGGCGAGTTCATGCGGTCGACGCTTGGCCCTTCCCTCTTGTATGCGGCGCAGGTTGCTCCGGATATTGCCCATGGCATCGACGATGTGGATCGGGCAATGCGATGGGGATTCGGGTGGGACACCGGGCCGTTTGAGATCTTCGACCAGATTGGCGTTCGAGTTGTGCTCGATGCCGTTCCTCACGGCGATGTTGTACCCGACCTGGTGAAGCAGGTTCTTGACACCGGCCGCGACAGGTTCCGCGACGGCGCGCTCCCGCCTGCCGGTGCAGGCCTCGAGATCATGAGGTCCGCCAGGGAGCAGTCGCGGATCGTCAAGCAGAACGCGGGCGCCAGCCTGATCGATCTTGGCGACGGGGTGCTGGCCGTTGAGTTCCACTCAAAGATGAACGCGATCGGCGGAGACGCCATTGAAATGCTCCACGCGGGCACCCAGGAAGCGGCGAATAACTTCCGCGCGCTGGTGGTGGGCAACGAGTCGGTCAACTTCTCTGCCGGCGCAAATCTGATGTTGGTGCTGCTGGAGGCGCAGGAGGGCAACTGGGACGAGATCGACATGATGGTACGTGCGTTCCAGGGCGCAACGCAGGCGCTCAAGTACGCGGACGTGCCGGTCATCGTCGCGCCCGTCGGACTCGCCATTGGCGGGGGATGCGAACTCGTGCTGCACGGAGATCGGGTACAAGCCGCGGCCGAGACGTATCTGGGACTGGTCGAAGTGGGCGTGGGCCTGATCCCGGCTGGCGGGGGCACCAAGGAGATGCTCATCCGTTGCCTCGAGTCGCGACCTCCAGGTGCGCAGGTGGACCTGCTGCCGTACGTGCAGCGCGCATTCGAGACGATCGCGTTCGGCAAGGTCGCCACCAGCGGCCCCGATGCGAAGCGGTTGGGCTACCTGCGTCCGACCGACGCCATCACGATGAATCGCGACCGGCTGATTGCCGATGCGAAAGCGCGGGCGCTCGCCCGCGTCGCCGAAGGCTATCAGCCGCCGGCAAGACCAACGGCCATCCCGGTGGGTGGCGAGAACATGCTGGCCACGTTGTCGCTTGGCGTCCACCTGGCTCGTCGGGGCGACCGCATCAGCGATCACGATGCGCTGATCGGAAGGAAGCTCGCATGGATTCTGTCGGGCGGTTCGCTGCCGCACGCCACGACTGTGTCTGAGCAGTACGTGCTGGAGCTCGAACGTGAAGCGTTTATCAGCCTGTGCGGCGAGCCGAAGACGCTGGAGCGGATCGGCTACACGTTGAAGACAGGGAAGACGCTACGGAATTAG
- a CDS encoding alpha/beta hydrolase: protein MGARNVKNMLDIGTGPPLVLLPGIQGRWEWIAPTAHALARTFRVLTFSLPGEHGSGCPHDPSLGFELFLRQVDDVLDRAGADSAVICGVSFGGLVATAYAASRPGRVRALVLASVPGPRWKPDLRTQRYVNAPRASVPAFVARAAGRLYPEVAAAQPAWGPRFSFLAGHLGRILAAPMSPRRMADRIVLASEVDFVGVCRRITAPTLVVSGEPELDRVVPVDGMKEYLELIAGARMTTLARTGHIGMVTQAGAFADVVNAFCAHQEQEVVA, encoded by the coding sequence ATGGGCGCGAGGAACGTGAAGAACATGCTCGATATCGGTACCGGTCCGCCGCTCGTGCTCCTTCCTGGCATCCAGGGACGCTGGGAGTGGATTGCGCCGACCGCGCATGCGTTGGCCCGGACATTTCGCGTGCTGACCTTCTCTCTGCCAGGCGAACACGGCAGCGGCTGTCCGCACGACCCGAGCCTGGGATTCGAGCTGTTCCTGCGGCAGGTGGACGACGTGCTCGACCGCGCAGGGGCGGACTCCGCGGTGATCTGCGGCGTATCGTTCGGCGGCCTGGTGGCCACGGCGTACGCGGCCAGCCGGCCGGGCCGCGTCCGCGCGCTGGTGCTCGCTTCGGTTCCTGGTCCCCGGTGGAAGCCTGACCTGAGAACGCAGCGTTACGTGAATGCGCCTCGGGCATCGGTTCCCGCTTTTGTCGCGCGTGCGGCAGGCCGCCTCTATCCAGAGGTTGCGGCGGCGCAGCCGGCATGGGGTCCGCGGTTCTCGTTTCTCGCCGGCCATCTCGGCCGAATCCTCGCTGCCCCGATGTCTCCGCGAAGGATGGCGGACCGGATCGTCCTCGCGAGCGAAGTAGATTTTGTTGGCGTGTGCCGGCGCATCACGGCACCGACGCTGGTGGTGTCGGGCGAACCCGAACTGGATCGCGTGGTGCCGGTCGACGGCATGAAGGAGTACCTCGAGCTGATCGCCGGCGCGCGGATGACGACGTTGGCGCGCACGGGCCACATCGGGATGGTGACGCAGGCGGGTGCGTTCGCGGACGTGGTCAATGCGTTCTGTGCGCATCAGGAGCAGGAGGTTGTCGCGTGA
- a CDS encoding alpha/beta fold hydrolase, producing MSAEFNGPAGRLEALLDEPAWGCHIGPVRLADGSGPAADTGVDSPPRVAVVLAHPLPTGGGTMHNKVVYQVAKSLCRTRAAVLRFNFRGVGTSEGMFTDGPGEMADFRAALDMVAARYPGVEIWAAGFSFGAWIAMTVGATDDRVSTVIGIAPPIGRYDFSAVTNSLKPKFLIQGNRDELCPYRETTKFYAQLPDPKELVVVDGADHLFDGKTFELGEAVEDLLGDYGVR from the coding sequence GTGAGCGCCGAGTTCAATGGCCCGGCGGGCCGCCTCGAGGCGCTGCTCGACGAGCCGGCGTGGGGTTGCCATATCGGACCCGTGCGGTTGGCGGACGGCAGCGGACCGGCGGCCGACACCGGCGTGGATAGTCCGCCCCGCGTCGCGGTCGTGCTGGCGCATCCGCTCCCCACTGGCGGCGGCACGATGCACAACAAGGTGGTGTACCAGGTCGCCAAGTCGTTGTGCCGCACGCGGGCGGCCGTGCTGCGCTTCAACTTCCGGGGTGTCGGCACCAGCGAGGGGATGTTCACCGACGGCCCGGGCGAGATGGCCGACTTTCGCGCCGCTCTCGACATGGTTGCCGCGCGGTATCCCGGAGTCGAGATCTGGGCGGCCGGCTTCTCGTTCGGCGCGTGGATCGCGATGACGGTCGGCGCCACCGACGATCGTGTTTCCACCGTGATCGGCATCGCTCCGCCAATAGGCCGCTATGACTTCTCGGCCGTGACCAACAGTCTGAAGCCGAAGTTTCTCATCCAGGGAAACCGCGATGAACTGTGCCCGTACAGGGAGACGACGAAGTTCTACGCACAGCTGCCGGATCCCAAGGAGCTGGTGGTAGTTGACGGTGCTGATCATCTGTTTGACGGCAAGACGTTTGAACTCGGAGAAGCCGTCGAGGACCTGCTTGGTGACTATGGGGTCAGGTGA
- a CDS encoding acetyl-CoA C-acyltransferase — MREAVIVSAARTAMGRAPKGALHTVRPDELAATAIIAALRRAPNLDPALIDDVILGCAMPEAEQGLNVARISSLRAGIPVSASAVTVNRFCASGLQAIAYAAERIIGGGADVIVAGGTESMSLVPMGGNKVSPNPALVDTYPDAYLSTGLVAENHARECGLTREEQDAFALRSHQRAIAAIDAGRFRDEIAPVRVMLVEPSADGAAPTAREFVFDVDEGPRRDTSMEALAKLKPAFHAKGTVTAGNSSQMSDGGAALVVMSREKADAMGLTPLARFVGYATAGVEPERFGVGPVPAIRKLLARTGLRLEDIDLVELNEAFASQMLACLRELPIDPDRLNVNGGAVALGHPLGCTGAKLTTSLIYEMHRRGSRYGMVSMCVGGGMGAAGIFERI, encoded by the coding sequence ATGCGAGAAGCAGTCATCGTTTCCGCGGCGCGCACCGCTATGGGGAGGGCTCCTAAAGGCGCGCTTCACACCGTGCGCCCCGACGAACTGGCGGCCACCGCCATCATCGCGGCCTTGCGCCGCGCGCCGAACCTCGATCCGGCCCTGATTGATGACGTGATCCTCGGCTGCGCGATGCCGGAGGCGGAACAAGGCCTGAATGTGGCGCGCATCAGCAGCCTGCGCGCGGGCATCCCCGTGTCGGCCTCGGCGGTCACGGTCAACCGGTTCTGCGCGTCGGGCCTCCAGGCGATCGCGTACGCCGCGGAACGCATCATCGGCGGCGGTGCGGACGTCATCGTGGCGGGAGGCACCGAGAGCATGAGCCTCGTGCCCATGGGCGGCAACAAGGTGTCTCCCAACCCGGCGCTGGTCGACACGTATCCAGACGCGTATCTGAGCACGGGGCTGGTCGCCGAGAACCACGCGCGCGAATGCGGGCTGACGCGCGAGGAGCAGGACGCGTTTGCGCTTCGCAGCCACCAGCGCGCGATCGCGGCCATCGACGCAGGCCGGTTCCGCGACGAGATCGCGCCGGTTCGCGTCATGCTGGTCGAACCGTCCGCTGACGGCGCGGCGCCCACGGCGCGCGAATTCGTGTTCGACGTGGACGAGGGGCCGCGGCGTGACACCTCGATGGAGGCGCTGGCGAAGCTCAAACCGGCGTTTCACGCCAAGGGCACGGTGACGGCCGGCAATTCCTCCCAGATGAGCGATGGCGGGGCCGCGCTCGTCGTGATGTCGCGCGAGAAGGCTGACGCGATGGGCCTGACACCGCTCGCCCGGTTCGTCGGCTACGCGACAGCTGGCGTCGAACCGGAACGCTTTGGCGTGGGCCCGGTGCCGGCGATCAGGAAACTCCTCGCGCGCACGGGGTTGCGTCTGGAGGACATCGACCTGGTGGAGCTCAACGAGGCGTTTGCCTCGCAAATGCTGGCGTGCCTGCGCGAGCTGCCGATTGACCCCGATCGCCTCAACGTGAACGGAGGCGCAGTGGCGCTCGGCCATCCGCTCGGATGCACAGGCGCGAAATTGACGACGTCGCTCATCTACGAGATGCACCGGCGTGGATCGCGTTACGGCATGGTGTCGATGTGCGTCGGCGGTGGAATGGGCGCGGCGGGGATTTTCGAAAGGATCTGA
- a CDS encoding acyl-CoA dehydrogenase family protein: MTVETPSLATKGGGWLLATTEPSVIFTPDRFTEEHKLIAQTADEFMSTEVLPNIDRLEQKDWAFARQLLRQCGELGLLGADTPEAYGGVHLDKVSSLILSERLAISASFATSYGAQVNLSLHAILLFGTEAQKQKYVPRLVTAEIIGAYGLSESGAGSDALAAKTRAMRQADGSYVITGEKMWISNGGFADLYIIFAKVDGEHFTAFIVERATPGVSSGKEEHKMGLLGSSTTSVLLQDVHVPAENVLGEVGKGHRVAFNVLNFGRLKLGFMCAGGSVAVIGESARYAAARQQFGHPIATFGAIKYKIGEMSARTYALESMLYRTAGLLDAAITQRQTSREDMTAVLAAGEEYAVEASIAKVAGSEVADFVLDENIQIHGGNGFVKDYPAERHFRDARVNRIFEGTNEINRLLIPGILMRRALKGDLPIIQAAKKLQDELMGPPQMGARTTGGVLGDELQTIASLKKVALAVMGVGMLRHAGKLADEQEVMMSIADILIDTYQAESAVLRAIAAAARSLPRAALQQDAAQVFVNDAAARVDFNAKQALAALADGDMLRTHLAALRRLLKPAPVNTIASRRRIADATVAKGGYLFR, encoded by the coding sequence ATGACCGTAGAGACACCATCGTTGGCAACAAAGGGTGGCGGGTGGCTGCTGGCGACCACGGAGCCGTCGGTCATCTTCACTCCAGACCGGTTCACCGAAGAGCACAAGCTCATCGCGCAGACGGCCGACGAGTTCATGTCGACTGAGGTGCTGCCGAACATCGATCGGCTCGAGCAGAAGGACTGGGCCTTCGCGAGGCAGTTACTCCGGCAGTGCGGAGAACTGGGCCTGCTCGGCGCCGACACGCCGGAGGCCTACGGCGGAGTCCACCTCGACAAGGTCTCGTCACTCATCCTGAGCGAGCGCCTGGCCATCAGCGCCTCATTCGCCACCAGTTACGGCGCGCAGGTCAACCTGTCGCTGCACGCGATCCTGCTCTTCGGCACCGAGGCGCAGAAGCAGAAGTACGTGCCGCGGCTGGTGACGGCGGAGATCATCGGCGCGTACGGCCTGTCCGAGTCTGGCGCCGGGTCCGACGCGCTTGCGGCCAAGACGCGAGCGATGCGTCAGGCCGACGGCAGCTACGTCATCACCGGCGAAAAAATGTGGATTTCGAACGGCGGGTTCGCGGACCTCTACATCATCTTCGCCAAAGTGGACGGCGAGCACTTCACCGCGTTCATTGTGGAGCGGGCGACCCCTGGCGTTTCGAGCGGCAAGGAAGAACACAAGATGGGGCTGCTCGGTTCCTCGACCACATCTGTGCTGTTGCAGGATGTGCATGTGCCGGCCGAAAACGTGCTGGGTGAAGTCGGCAAGGGCCATCGCGTGGCCTTCAACGTGCTGAACTTCGGCCGCCTCAAGCTCGGCTTCATGTGCGCCGGAGGGAGCGTCGCGGTCATCGGCGAATCGGCCCGGTATGCTGCCGCCCGGCAGCAGTTCGGTCACCCGATCGCCACGTTCGGCGCCATCAAGTACAAGATCGGCGAGATGAGCGCGCGTACATATGCGCTCGAGAGCATGCTGTACCGGACCGCCGGCCTGCTCGACGCGGCGATTACCCAACGTCAGACGTCCCGAGAGGACATGACGGCCGTGCTGGCAGCCGGCGAGGAATACGCCGTCGAAGCCTCAATCGCCAAAGTCGCCGGCAGCGAGGTGGCCGATTTCGTCCTCGATGAGAACATCCAGATCCACGGCGGCAACGGATTCGTCAAGGACTACCCGGCCGAGCGCCATTTCCGCGATGCCCGGGTGAACCGGATCTTCGAGGGCACCAACGAGATCAACCGGTTGCTCATTCCCGGGATCCTGATGCGCCGCGCGCTCAAGGGCGATCTGCCCATTATCCAGGCGGCGAAGAAGCTGCAGGACGAGTTGATGGGCCCGCCGCAGATGGGCGCCAGGACGACGGGAGGTGTGCTCGGTGATGAACTGCAGACGATTGCGAGCCTCAAGAAAGTCGCTCTCGCCGTGATGGGCGTCGGGATGCTCAGGCACGCCGGGAAGCTCGCCGACGAGCAGGAGGTGATGATGTCGATCGCCGACATCCTCATCGACACGTATCAGGCCGAAAGCGCTGTGCTGCGGGCGATCGCCGCCGCCGCGCGATCGCTGCCGAGGGCGGCGCTGCAGCAGGATGCCGCACAGGTGTTCGTCAACGATGCCGCCGCGCGCGTGGACTTCAACGCGAAACAGGCGCTCGCCGCGCTCGCCGACGGCGACATGCTCCGCACTCACCTGGCCGCGCTGCGGCGCTTGTTGAAGCCGGCACCAGTGAATACGATTGCTTCGAGGCGCCGGATCGCAGACGCAACCGTCGCCAAGGGGGGATACTTGTTCAGATAG
- a CDS encoding DUF1684 domain-containing protein gives MRIRASDRGLRTAGFAICLLVLLATVGACGGRPVDPDADYIRTLQAERARKDAAFLSAENSPIPANARATYLPLKYFAPDPAYAVPASFAPALVRTPVTMPTSTGKLRDMEQVGSLEFTLAGRALSLAAFVEAGTPPDRLFIPFSDLTSGTETYSAGRYLEIDLSKTGIYIVDFNRAFNPYCYYNHEYDCPYPPKQNRLPIPIHAGEKMAQSAIPAR, from the coding sequence TTGAGGATTCGGGCTTCGGACCGCGGGCTTCGGACTGCGGGATTCGCTATCTGTCTGCTCGTCCTGCTCGCCACCGTGGGTGCGTGTGGCGGTAGACCTGTCGATCCGGACGCGGACTACATCAGGACGCTGCAGGCCGAACGGGCCCGGAAAGACGCGGCCTTCCTGTCGGCAGAGAACTCCCCGATTCCCGCCAACGCCCGTGCAACCTATCTCCCGCTCAAGTACTTCGCTCCGGACCCCGCGTACGCCGTGCCTGCATCGTTCGCGCCCGCGCTGGTGCGCACACCGGTCACGATGCCGACCTCAACCGGGAAACTTCGCGATATGGAACAGGTGGGGTCGCTGGAGTTTACGCTCGCCGGCCGCGCGCTTTCGCTGGCCGCGTTTGTCGAGGCCGGCACGCCGCCCGATCGGTTGTTCATCCCTTTCAGCGACCTGACCAGCGGAACCGAGACCTACTCCGCCGGCCGTTACCTGGAGATCGACCTCAGCAAGACCGGCATCTACATCGTCGACTTCAACCGGGCGTTCAATCCGTACTGCTACTACAACCACGAGTACGACTGCCCGTACCCGCCGAAGCAGAACCGGCTGCCGATCCCGATTCACGCCGGAGAGAAGATGGCGCAATCGGCGATTCCCGCACGCTGA